The nucleotide sequence GACGTACACCGCCGCCAGCAGCCACAGCGCCAGCGATCCGGCGGCCATGCCGTAGGTCTGTACGCTCGACAGGCCCGGCACCAGCACCGCAGACACGCTCAGGGCACGCGGCCCCACCAGCGAGAAGGCCCCGTGAATCAGGCTGAGCGTGAGTGCAAAGCCCGACACCACGCCGTGCCAGCCGGTCTTGAGGCTGCGGCTGAAGACGGCGGGCAGCAGCCGCGTGCCGATCAGTGCTCCGAGCGTGCAGCTCGCCGCCAGCAGCAGATAGCCGAACTGACCGGTTTGCAGCAGCAGACTGCGGCTCCAGCCTTCCGCCAGCGTGCCCTTGTACGCCATGCCCCAGGCCAGCACCAGCAGACCCAGCAGCAGCCCGGTCAGCAGATCGGCCAGCGCCTGCGTCCCGTTCTGGCGTTTGCGACGTTTTGGCCCCAGCAGGGTCGTCATTGCTGCTCACCTCTGCCGGAGTGCCGCATCTGATCTCGGGGCACGCCGTCCCAGACCGAGCGCACGCGGTTCGGCCCGCCGTCCTGATAGCTGCGAAACAGATGCGTCTGATGCAGGGCGCTCAGCCCCAGTGCCGCCGCACTCAGCAGCAGCAGCGTCAGCGTGGCGCGGGGTTTGTCGAATCTGAGCCGACGAAATTGGACGGCGGGGGCAGTGGGCAACAGCTTCTGATTCACGTCACTCCTGATGATGGTTCCGAAGTAGGAAGTCGGGAGTGGGAACAACGCAAGCGACCTGCTGTTCCCACTCCCGACTTCCCCTTATCCCTGATTGGTCGGCTTGGCACTCAACTTCACGTTCACGGTCAGCGTCTGATCGCCGCGCAGAATTCGCAGCGCCACCGTGTCGCCCACCTGCTTGCCGCGCAGGTACGTCACGAGGGCCGACGGCGTGCTGACTGCCCTGCCGTCCACTCCCACGATGATATCGGCCCCGGAAATGTCCTGCTGCACGTTGCCCGATGCGTCGCGGAATTCGCGCACTGTGCCGCCCTTCAGGCCCGCCGTGGCTGCCCCCAGACCGGGCGACACCGCCGTGACCAGCACGCCGCTCTGACCGGTACTCTGCTGCGCGTCGGCCACGCTGATGCCCAGTACCGGCACGCCGCGCCGCACGCCCGATACCAGTTCGCGCACCAGAGCGCTGCTCGACGTGACCGGCACGAAATAGCTGGCGAAATTGCCGCCCCGGTTGCTGATGGCGGTGCTCACGCCCACCACCTCACCCTGCGCGTTCAGCACCGGGCCGCCGCTGTCGCCGGGAGCCAGCGGCATACTCGACTGCACCATGTTGCTGGGAAAGGTCGCGTCCAGCGAGACGTTGAGCGCCGTGACCGAACCCGCCCGCCCGCCGTCGAAGCTGCCCCGCGAATTGCCGATGGCGACCACGCCCGCGCCCACTCCCGGAGTACTGGCCGCGAGCTTCAGGGCCGGAAGGTTGCTTCCCTGCACCTTGAGCACCGCCAGATCGCGCACCTCGTCATAGCCGACCAGCGTCGCCGCCAGATTCTGATTGTCCTGGGTGGTCACGCTCAGCTTGGCTCCCGGTTCACCCAGCGCCACGTGTGCAGCCGTCAGAATCAGGCCATCGGCACTCATGAAAAAGCCGCTGCCGATGCCGCTGTCACCGACATTGACCCGCACCGCACTGGCGACAGCCCTGTCGTACACCTGCCGCAGCGCACTGTTTGCCTGCGTCCCGCTCCGGGCTGTGCCGCTGCCCAGCTGCCCCTGATTCCCTGCCGATGGATCACTCTGAGCGCTGAAGGGGAACGAGTCGCCGCCGTTGTCGGCAGAGTCGCCTGGCCCACCACGCTGCCACGGGTTCCAGTTCGGATCGTCCTGAGAATTCTGCTGTGAGGTGTACGGGCTGCTCTGGGCGTCGTTGGGCTGCGCGGCATTGGGCTGGCTGCCCGACAGGTCGGGAGCTGGCTGACTGTTCTGCGGCGTGCTGGACGGCGCGGTGGTGGCAGCAGACGGATTGGACGGCGCAGCGCTGGACGGGGCCGGGCTGCTCTGCGTCTGGGAAGTCTGGTCGTTCTGGCCTAGGGCCACCTGATGGCGCTCGGGCGAGGGCAGATACGGAATAACAGCGATGGCGGCGGCCACGGGCAATGCCAGCAGCGGCCAGTTGCGGTTCAGTTTCATAGCTTGCCTCCAGGGCAACGAACGGAGATATTCGGCCTGGAGATAGCCTAGAAGTGAGCGGTTAATCGGCGGTTAACGGCAATAAGGCTAGAAGGCAGCGCCTCCAGCCTTCCTTGACTTGTGTTGCCTGGACTGGTTCTTACTTCTTCTCAGCGAAGCTCCAGATGTCCAGATCGTCCACGGCCTCGCCCGCACCGTTCAGCAGCGCCAGATCTTCGGCCTTGAGGGGCTTCTGCTGCACGTTGTCTTTGCCGGTGCTGCCGTTGCCCACCGCCGCCGCGATCACGTCTGCCGAAACCGAAGCAAACAGGCTCTTGAGCTGATCCGGGGTCACGTCGAGCAGTGCGTCGGCCAGCACGCCATCGGGCACGACCTGTGTGACGCCGGAGCGGGCGGTTGCCAGCGCACTGGCATCGATGTCGGGGCGCACCGCGTCTACATCGTCCAGGTTGGCTGTTCCGGGAGGCGCGGTGCCGATGAGTTTGACGCCGGACGGTGCAGGCGACGGTGCAGAGGGCTGAGCGGGGCTGGAGCTGCGGCGCGGCGCTGACTGGCTGGCAGAGCGACGCCGCATTCCGTTGACAAGTGGCCACAACAGAAACAGCGCGACCAGCACAACAACGAGCGTGATAAGCAGCGGGTGCATACCACAACGTAGCCGATCCAGACCGATTGCGTTATCAAATTTGCCTCATCTGACTCACGCAGTAGGGGGCGTCGGAAGGGGGTAATGCCTGAAACGCGCTTTCCTACTCGGCAGCCGTCTGTAAATATCGCTGTCCGCGCGTTCACCTTTGCACAAGTTTCCCGCTAAAAGCGCAGCAACCCGGCGACTTCTGCTCTGCTTCTGTTCCCTCTTGACGGTACGGCGGCTATATGTCACACTTCCAGTACAGGAAACTGAAATCGATTGCAGTGTGCATTGAGCACTGCTCCAGCAGCTAATTCAAGTCTTTACGGTCAAGGCCAGGAAGACTTTTGATCTTTTTTTCCGTCTTGCGTGACCGCAAACGATTGCAGTTCAGGAGTAGCGCGAATGATCGGATTGGAAGAAGTCGCAAAACTTGCACGGGTTTCGCCCGCCACCGCGTCGCGGGCACTGCACCGCCCGGAACTGGTCGCGCTGCGAACCCGCGAGCGCGTGGAACAGGCCGCCCTGGAACTGGGGTATCGCCCCAACGTGCTGGCCCGCAGCCTGAGGACGCGAGGCAGCCGCACCCTGGGCCTGATCGTGACCGACATCCTCAACCCCTTTCATGCGACGCTCGCCAAAGGCGTACAGGACGCCGCCGAAGCCCAGGGCTACACGGTGCTGATGTTCAATTCCGACGAACAGCCCGACAAGGAGCGCCGCGCCCTGGAAACGTTGCAGGGCCATCTGCCGCAGGGATTGATCGTGGTGCCCACCTCACAGACCGGCGACAATCTGCGAATCGTACCGGGACTGCCCGTGGTGGAACTCGACCGCACCAGCGGCCTGCCCGACGCACACAGCGTCATGGTCGATAACGTCAGCGGCGCTCGTGAAGCGGTGGCGCACCTGACCGGGCTGGGACATCGCCGCATCGGCATGATCGTGGGCCGCCAGGATGTCAGTACCGCCCGCGAGCGGCTTCAGGGCTACCGCGAGGCGCTGGCGGCAGCGGGGCTGCCCTACCTGGAGTCGCTGGTGCTGCCCGGCAACCACCGCGAGGCCGATGGACGGCTGGCCTCGATGCAGCTGCTGTCGCAGCGCGAGCGCCCCACCGCGCTGTTTGTCGGCAACAACGAGATGACGGTGGGCGCGGTGCTGGCCGCCCGCGACCTGGGGCTGGAGCTGCCCCGCGACCTGTCCATCGTGGGCTTCGACGATTCGCGCTGGGCGCAGACCATGTCGCCCGCCCTGACGGTGGTGGCCCAGCCGACCTACGAACTGGGCATGGTCGCCTGCCAGTGGCTGCTGTCGGTGATTCAGGGCAATCCCTGGCCCGAAAACGTGCGGCTGCCAACAGTCCTGATTCACCGTTCTTCGACCGCGCCGCCGCAGCCCACCCGGTCCCCCGCCCAGGCAGCCTCGCCGTGAACCGCGCTCCTCCCTAGCTTTTCCGCCTGTCTCCGCCGTCCAGCGCCTTCTTCACCTCCATTCGCGACACCTTCCGAATCTGCTGCACGGTCACCAACGTTCGCCCTTCGGCCCTTCGCCTCTCGTTCACCCAGGAGACCTACCATGCCCCAGATCAAGCGTTCCACCAAGCTGACCATCGCCGCCCTGACCGCCGCTGTCGCCGTGACCGGAGCCGCGCTCGCCGCATCGAGCCAGCCGATCATCGGTCTGATCACCAAGACCGAGACCAACCCCTTCTTCGTCAAGATGAAAGAGGGCGCGGAGAAGGCCGCCACCGCTGGCGGAGCCAAGCTGCTCAGCGGCGCTGGCAAGACCGACGGCGACAACGCCGGACAGGTGACGGCGCTGGAAAATATGGTGGCCGCCGGAGCCAAGACCATCCTGATCACGCCCAGCGACAGCAAGGCCATCGTGCCCGCCATCGCCAAGGCCCGCGCCGCTGGCGTGATGGTGATCGCGCTCGACAGCCCCACCGAACCCGCCAGCGCCGTCGACGCCCTGTTTGCCACCAATAACTACAAGGCCGGGCAACTCATCGGACAGTACGCCAAGAAGGCGATGGCCGGGAAGAAGGCTGTCATCGCCACCCTCGACCTGTTCCCCGGTCAGCCAGTCGGCATCGCCCGTCACAACGGCTTTCTCCAGGGCTTCGGCACGGCGGGCATCACCGCGACCACGGCCACCCAGGTCGCAACCGGTGTCGCCTGCGCCGCCGACAGCTTTGGCGACCAGGCCAAGGGTCAGACCGCCATGGAGAACTGCCTCCAGAAGAACCCCGACATCAACATCGTGTACACCATCAACGAACCCGCCGCTGCGGGCGCGTATCAGGCACTGAAGGCCGCTGGCAAAGAGAAAGACGTGCTGATCGTGTCGGTGGACGGCGGCTGTGCGGGCGTTCGCAACGTGCAGGCAGGCGTGATCGCCGCCACCAGCCAGCAGTACCCGCTCAAGATGGCGAGCATGGGCGTGCAGGCGGGCATCAACTACGTCAAGTCGGGCAAGAAAGTGTCGGGCTACACCGATACCGGCGTGACCCTGATCTCCGACAAGGCGCAGGCGGGCGTGCCCAGCAAGGACAGCAAATTCGGTCTGGCGAACTGCTGGGGCCAGTAAGCTTCCGCTGAAGACCGCCCACACGGTCACGTTCCAGAGCTGCTATCTCCGTCTCTAATCCGTTGTGCCATGAGCTGTGAACCGGGGCCACGCCCATGTTCATGGCTCATGCGCTCTCAGCCCTTCACCGCTTCTTGAGCGACTCGGCAGGGCAGGCCATTCGAACACGTGCAGGCGCATGATGGAAGCACCCACGTTCATCACAGTTCGTCAGAGGAGGTCATGATGACCCAGCCCACCGTCAGTACCGCCGCCGGGCCACGCCGGTTCCAGCTTCCCAGCCTCAGCACCCTGGGGCCGCTGATCGCGCTGCTCATCGCCGTGATCATCTTCTCGACCCAGTCGCCGAGGTTCTTCAGCGGCACCAACTTCTCGCTGATCCTGCAACAGATCTCGTATACCGCTGTTCTTGCTATCGGGCAGACGCTCATCATTCTGATTGCGGGCATCGACCTTTCTATCGGCATCGTGATGGCTCTGGGCGGCCTGGTGATGGCGAAACTCGCCACCGAGAGCGGTGTTCCAGCAGTTCTCGCCATTCTGGCCGGATTTATCACCACCATGTTCTTCGGCTTCGTCAGCAGCATCATCATTACCCGCCTGCGCGTGCCGCCCTTCATCGCCACGCTGGGCATGCTGGGCATCGTCACAGCGCTCAATCAGACGTACAGCGGCTCGCAGACCATCAGCAATCTGCCGCCCGCCCTGACCGCGCTGGGCAACACCTTCAAGATCGGCGGCACCGCCATCACCTACGGCACCGTGCTGATGCTCGTCCTGTATCTGATCGCGTGGTTCATCCTGAGCGAAACCGCGCCCGGACGCCACGTGTATGCGGTGGGCAACAACCCGGAAGCCGCCCGTCTGAGCGGTATTCCCATCGACCGCCTGACCATCATGGTCTACACCATCGCGGGGCTGATCTACGGCGTCGCGGCGCTGATTCTGGTGGCCCGAACCGGCGTGGGCGACCCCAACGCAGGCCAGACCGACAACCTCGATTCGATCACGGCGGTGGTGCTGGGCGGAACCAGTCTCTTCGGCGGGCGCGGCAACGTGCTGGGCACGCTGCTGGGGGCCATCATCGTGGGCGTGTTCCGCAACGGACTTCAGCTCATCGGCATTCCGTCGGTGTATCAGTCGCTCATCACCGGCATTCTGATTATCGCCGCCGTCGCGCTCGATCAGATTTCAAGGAGGAAGGCATGACCGCTGCACTGCGCCAGAATGAGCAGACCCGCCCCACCACCGCTGTCCCGCTCGTCATGGAAGCCCGCAACCTCGTCAAGAAATACGGCTCGGTCATCGCCATGAACGGCGCAGACTTCGAGCTGAGGCCCGGCGAGATTCTGGCGGTCATCGGCGACAACGGTGCGGGCAAATCCAGCCTGATCAAGGCGCTGTCGGGCGCGACCATTCCAGACAGCGGCGAGATCTACCTCGACGGCCAGCCCGTCCACTTCAAAAGCCCCATCGACGCCCGCAAGAACGGCATCGAGACGGTGTATCAGGATCTGGCGGTTGCCCCCGCCATGACCATCGCCGAGAACCTGTTCCTGGGCCGCGAGATTCTGCGTCCGGGGCCGCTGGGCAAGCTGTTCCGCATCCTCGACAAGAAGAAGATGCACGATGAGGCGGTGCGGCACATGCAGGGCCTGCAATTTGCCATCAAGAGCATGAAACAGCCGGTAGAAACGCTGTCGGGCGGGCAGCGGCAGGGTGTGGCAGTGGCCCGCAGCGCGGCGTTTGCGCGGCACGTGGTCATCATGGACGAGCCGACGGCGGCGCTGGGCGTGCGCGAGGGCAACATGGTGCTCGACCTGATCCGGCAGGTGCGCGACAACGGCCTCCCGGTCATCCTGATTTCGCACAACATGCCGCACGTCTTCGAGGTCGCAGACCGTATTCACGTGCACCGCATGGGCAAACGGGCGGCGCTGCTCAATCCCAAGCGCATCAGCATGGCCGATACCGTGTCGGTGATGACCGGAGCCATCAAGCCGGAAGACCTGAGCGCCGAGATGCTGGCTCACTGAGGCATCGGCTTGTAACGTGTAGCTCGTGGCGTGTCGAAACAGCCCAGAGAACTTGATCAGATCAGGTTCCCTGGGCTGTTTCCGTTTTCATAGGTCATCCCTTCGCAGGCCACACGTTTCCCGCCACAGGCTCTACAATTCCCACATGACCGACGACTCCATTCAGCTTCCGCCGCAGCTCGGAGGGCTGGAAGCGCTGGGCGGGCAGCTCGTGTGGCGGATCGGCAAAGACGACCTCTCGGATGAGGTGGTGGTGCGGTTGGGTTACGCCTCGGCCACCCCCCGCTTTGCCCATCTGCCCAGGCTCCGCAGCGCCACCGATCAGGAATTGCAGGCGGCGCTGGAAGCGGGCAGTGTGGTGATCGAATGGGTGGACTGACATGCAGATCAGGCTGGGCACGTGCTGATTGAGGCCGAACAGGTCTTCAGCCTGCCGTTTCCCGGCGATCAGGCGGCGGCCCTGGCTTTTCTGCGCGATCCGGCCCGCTCGCTGTCGCGGCTGCGCTTCCTGCACGAGCTGACCGTAAGCACCGAGACGCCAGCAGAGGTGCGGGCCGTGCTGGTCGTGCAGATGCCGATGCTCGGCAGCGTGACTCTGCCGCTGCACAGCCGCCTGATCGTCACACCCGGCGGCGCACGCCTCGAAAGCCTGCCCATCGCAGATGAACGCGCCTGGATCGAACTGAGCGGCGAGGGCAGCACCGACAGCAACCCCGGCGGCACCACCCTGGAGTACAGCTTCCATTTCACCGCGCATCTGGAGGCTCCGAGCGCCGAGCAGTGGGGCGGCGCAGCGTTCGAGAAAATGGTGCGTGCGGCGGCGGCCCGCACCCTCACGCGGCTGGCGCAGGAACTTCCGGCGGGCATCTCGGCGGCTCTTCCCGCTCAGCCAGACACGTAATCTCGCAGAATCGCCCTGATCAGCGGCCCACTGATCTCGCGTTCTGCTGGAAGCTGATCGGGGGCGAACCACCGCCAGTTCAGCACCTCTTCCCGCTGAATCAGAAGGGTGCCGCTTACCTCGTGCGCCCGGTACAGCAGGCTCACGTTGTCGATGATGTCGCCGTGCGGATACTCAAAGCGGTATTCGGCCCCGGCGTAGAACTTCAGTTCCTCCAGCCGCCCTGCCGTCAGGCCGGTTTCTTCCAGCAGTTCGCGGCG is from Deinococcus ruber and encodes:
- a CDS encoding ferric reductase; protein product: MTTLLGPKRRKRQNGTQALADLLTGLLLGLLVLAWGMAYKGTLAEGWSRSLLLQTGQFGYLLLAASCTLGALIGTRLLPAVFSRSLKTGWHGVVSGFALTLSLIHGAFSLVGPRALSVSAVLVPGLSSVQTYGMAAGSLALWLLAAVYVTYALRARLGVRASRVLHLLAYPAFVGATLHAVWVGHPGPLYALSSLAVGLALAARLLVIRSAAERRSQAA
- a CDS encoding S1C family serine protease; the protein is MKLNRNWPLLALPVAAAIAVIPYLPSPERHQVALGQNDQTSQTQSSPAPSSAAPSNPSAATTAPSSTPQNSQPAPDLSGSQPNAAQPNDAQSSPYTSQQNSQDDPNWNPWQRGGPGDSADNGGDSFPFSAQSDPSAGNQGQLGSGTARSGTQANSALRQVYDRAVASAVRVNVGDSGIGSGFFMSADGLILTAAHVALGEPGAKLSVTTQDNQNLAATLVGYDEVRDLAVLKVQGSNLPALKLAASTPGVGAGVVAIGNSRGSFDGGRAGSVTALNVSLDATFPSNMVQSSMPLAPGDSGGPVLNAQGEVVGVSTAISNRGGNFASYFVPVTSSSALVRELVSGVRRGVPVLGISVADAQQSTGQSGVLVTAVSPGLGAATAGLKGGTVREFRDASGNVQQDISGADIIVGVDGRAVSTPSALVTYLRGKQVGDTVALRILRGDQTLTVNVKLSAKPTNQG
- a CDS encoding LacI family DNA-binding transcriptional regulator, which encodes MIGLEEVAKLARVSPATASRALHRPELVALRTRERVEQAALELGYRPNVLARSLRTRGSRTLGLIVTDILNPFHATLAKGVQDAAEAQGYTVLMFNSDEQPDKERRALETLQGHLPQGLIVVPTSQTGDNLRIVPGLPVVELDRTSGLPDAHSVMVDNVSGAREAVAHLTGLGHRRIGMIVGRQDVSTARERLQGYREALAAAGLPYLESLVLPGNHREADGRLASMQLLSQRERPTALFVGNNEMTVGAVLAARDLGLELPRDLSIVGFDDSRWAQTMSPALTVVAQPTYELGMVACQWLLSVIQGNPWPENVRLPTVLIHRSSTAPPQPTRSPAQAASP
- a CDS encoding sugar ABC transporter substrate-binding protein, which codes for MPQIKRSTKLTIAALTAAVAVTGAALAASSQPIIGLITKTETNPFFVKMKEGAEKAATAGGAKLLSGAGKTDGDNAGQVTALENMVAAGAKTILITPSDSKAIVPAIAKARAAGVMVIALDSPTEPASAVDALFATNNYKAGQLIGQYAKKAMAGKKAVIATLDLFPGQPVGIARHNGFLQGFGTAGITATTATQVATGVACAADSFGDQAKGQTAMENCLQKNPDINIVYTINEPAAAGAYQALKAAGKEKDVLIVSVDGGCAGVRNVQAGVIAATSQQYPLKMASMGVQAGINYVKSGKKVSGYTDTGVTLISDKAQAGVPSKDSKFGLANCWGQ
- a CDS encoding ABC transporter permease; protein product: MTQPTVSTAAGPRRFQLPSLSTLGPLIALLIAVIIFSTQSPRFFSGTNFSLILQQISYTAVLAIGQTLIILIAGIDLSIGIVMALGGLVMAKLATESGVPAVLAILAGFITTMFFGFVSSIIITRLRVPPFIATLGMLGIVTALNQTYSGSQTISNLPPALTALGNTFKIGGTAITYGTVLMLVLYLIAWFILSETAPGRHVYAVGNNPEAARLSGIPIDRLTIMVYTIAGLIYGVAALILVARTGVGDPNAGQTDNLDSITAVVLGGTSLFGGRGNVLGTLLGAIIVGVFRNGLQLIGIPSVYQSLITGILIIAAVALDQISRRKA
- a CDS encoding ATP-binding cassette domain-containing protein, with the translated sequence MTAALRQNEQTRPTTAVPLVMEARNLVKKYGSVIAMNGADFELRPGEILAVIGDNGAGKSSLIKALSGATIPDSGEIYLDGQPVHFKSPIDARKNGIETVYQDLAVAPAMTIAENLFLGREILRPGPLGKLFRILDKKKMHDEAVRHMQGLQFAIKSMKQPVETLSGGQRQGVAVARSAAFARHVVIMDEPTAALGVREGNMVLDLIRQVRDNGLPVILISHNMPHVFEVADRIHVHRMGKRAALLNPKRISMADTVSVMTGAIKPEDLSAEMLAH
- a CDS encoding DUF3248 domain-containing protein, which codes for MTDDSIQLPPQLGGLEALGGQLVWRIGKDDLSDEVVVRLGYASATPRFAHLPRLRSATDQELQAALEAGSVVIEWVD
- a CDS encoding DUF3809 domain-containing protein — encoded protein: MLIEAEQVFSLPFPGDQAAALAFLRDPARSLSRLRFLHELTVSTETPAEVRAVLVVQMPMLGSVTLPLHSRLIVTPGGARLESLPIADERAWIELSGEGSTDSNPGGTTLEYSFHFTAHLEAPSAEQWGGAAFEKMVRAAAARTLTRLAQELPAGISAALPAQPDT